The following coding sequences are from one Gossypium raimondii isolate GPD5lz chromosome 4, ASM2569854v1, whole genome shotgun sequence window:
- the LOC105767858 gene encoding L-ascorbate peroxidase 2, cytosolic gives MAKKCYPTVSEEYKKAVQKCKRKLRGLIAEKHCAPIILRLAWHSAGTFDVKNRTGGPFGTIRHRDELAHEANSGLDIAVRLLEPVKEQFPILSYADFYQLAGIVAVEVTGGPEIPFHPGRPDKNEPPPEGRLPQATNGSDHLREVFGHMGLGDKDIVALSGGHTLGRCHKERSGFEGPWTSNPLIFDNSYFKELVSGEKEGLIQLPTDKALLEDPVFRPLVHKYAADEDAFFADYAESHLKLSELGFADAE, from the exons ATGGCGAAGAAGTGCTATCCGACAGTGAGCGAAGAGTATAAAAAAGCAGTGCAGAAATGCAAGAGAAAGCTTCGGGGACTCATTGCCGAGAAGCACTGTGCTCCCATCATCCTCCGTTTAGC ATGGCACTCAGCTGGAACATTCGATGTGAAAAACAGAACAGGAGGGCCGTTCGGGACGATCAGGCATCGGGATGAGCTCGCTCATGAAGCCAACAGCGGTCTCGACATAGCTGTTAGGCTTTTAGAACCCGTTAAGGAACAGTTCCCCATACTGTCTTACGCTGATTTCTACCAG TTGGCTGGAATTGTTGCTGTTGAAGTTACGGGAGGGCCTGAAATTCCTTTCCACCCTGGGAGACCG GACAAAAATGAACCACCTCCAGAGGGTCGTCTGCCACAGGCCACCAATG GCTCTGATCATCTGAGAGAAGTGTTTGGGCACATGGGTCTTGGCGATAAAGACATTGTTGCTTTATCCGGTGGTCATACGCTG GGCAGGTGCCATAAGGAGCGTTCTGGGTTCGAGGGACCCTGGACTTCGAATCCTCTCATTTTTGATAACTCCTATTTCAA AGAACTTGTCAGTGGAGAGAAAGAAGGTCTGATCCAGTTGCCAACCGACAAAGCACTTTTGGAAGATCCTGTCTTTCGCCCTCTTGTCCACAAATATGCTGCA GATGAGGATGCCTTCTTTGCTGACTATGCTGAATCTCATTTGAAGCTCTCGGAGCTTGG ATTCGCGGATGCCGAATAG